The Chitinophagales bacterium genome has a segment encoding these proteins:
- a CDS encoding T9SS type A sorting domain-containing protein, which produces MITFLLITLSSNLFSQEVTKKVTYSELKDEVIRKLYSTDGPYARFKPENEIVSKRDLHSKHFLNPDGTISAVIGAGNIHYIENGLYKTIVSNLENSDNIDYGFMNRYNSFKTYYGAKSNEGINIVFGKNTSVITNKNLQIEYFSADYQKLRDPLNISNVSGGLKDESGIVYKNVLNDIDMEADQNSIGFKTSYVLNSLSSLGLSDDVAYIGFSEDINLPEGWKIKYDDKLGHAALLFVDKSGELMIRMEPPLYFEKEGKSKISGNYTYIQNGRNVKITYYIQKEWLTNSNRKFPVVIDPTTVVLSQNTTSSWWTGEVDEDSNCGASGGGDFRVGFDDGTTSNDYYNAWSRFDMTSIPDDACISSATIEVYQTSFKNSKGNDNDLKFYVGNLSPLSTDPIPASCGTIYDAINAGGFYQRWDVWGTCSGSCSDYNETANAWKTLYSGTAANTDITNSLAQNFYVVGLDLTESHGDPIFVDNDEWLVFRGTNNANRPKLTVVYYQNNTAATGITVGSSTICNGGSTSLTVSGGSLVDGTWTWYAGGCGSGTAIGTGTSISVSPGSTTTYYVRAENPCRVTTCASTTITVRPLFTPGAIQSTGEIICYGGDPGVIGNTTLSSGGDNSITYEWRANGTPIGTSNSSTYDPPAGLTATTTYTRWAKDATCNTTFTQSIGNWIVTVRSEFTAGAINTTGETICYGGDPANIGSATAASGGDNSITYKWQANGVDIPSSNSATYNPPAGLTTTTTYTRWAKDATCNTTFTQSTGSWTVYVSGDNGVNNSVIANTTSTYTCNVNDALWHYFRNSSGEIIAAINSNGQNLGNVTMTVTIANDVHDVTYDSPEHGNGGLGHEGYCFDMPELSMRRWYEITPTNQPSAGNPSTIRLFFTNADYVNYTAEMVAWQALHLGQSYGFCYGTTSSVSDLVVSKDESSDLSPNTVSVSGGPSSSTQYELQVPSFSTFRFHTDGGIGGPLPVELLSFTGTNMGDYNKLEWITASEINSKEFVIEKSTDITNWTNIGVITAAGFSSEELNYSFIDNAPNVGNNYYRLKIINTDGTFEYSKVINLPIADYTGIINVYPNPTSHNINVVVSSKSNQSATLEIFDVIGKQMVFETKSLNSGLNTMSYDVTQFAKGAYIIKVIDSNGKTYQHKFVKD; this is translated from the coding sequence GTGATTACGTTCTTATTAATCACTCTTTCGTCTAATTTATTTTCACAAGAAGTTACTAAAAAAGTAACCTATTCTGAATTAAAGGACGAAGTAATAAGAAAACTTTATTCCACTGATGGTCCTTATGCAAGGTTTAAACCTGAAAACGAAATTGTTTCAAAAAGAGACTTACATAGTAAACATTTTTTGAATCCTGACGGAACAATATCTGCTGTCATTGGTGCTGGAAATATTCATTACATTGAAAATGGTTTATATAAGACTATTGTTTCAAATCTTGAAAATTCCGACAATATTGATTATGGTTTTATGAACCGTTATAACAGTTTTAAAACCTACTATGGTGCAAAATCGAATGAAGGAATAAATATTGTGTTTGGGAAAAATACATCTGTAATCACAAATAAAAACTTACAGATAGAATATTTTTCTGCAGACTATCAAAAACTAAGAGATCCATTAAATATTAGTAATGTTTCAGGGGGCTTGAAAGATGAATCTGGTATAGTCTATAAAAATGTACTTAATGACATTGATATGGAAGCCGATCAGAATTCAATTGGGTTTAAAACGTCTTATGTTTTAAACTCACTGTCTTCGTTAGGTTTGTCTGACGATGTTGCCTACATTGGTTTTTCTGAGGATATTAATTTACCTGAAGGTTGGAAGATAAAGTATGATGACAAACTTGGTCATGCCGCTTTGTTGTTTGTTGATAAATCTGGAGAACTTATGATAAGAATGGAACCACCGCTCTATTTTGAAAAAGAAGGTAAATCTAAAATTTCTGGTAATTATACTTATATACAAAATGGCCGGAATGTAAAAATAACTTACTATATTCAAAAAGAGTGGTTAACTAATTCAAATCGTAAATTCCCTGTAGTGATTGATCCTACAACTGTAGTTTTGTCGCAGAATACAACTTCAAGTTGGTGGACAGGTGAAGTTGATGAAGATTCTAATTGCGGTGCATCTGGTGGAGGTGATTTTAGGGTTGGTTTTGACGATGGGACTACTAGTAATGATTATTACAATGCTTGGTCTCGTTTTGATATGACAAGTATTCCTGATGATGCATGCATCAGTAGTGCAACCATAGAAGTCTATCAAACATCATTTAAAAACAGTAAAGGTAATGACAATGATCTAAAGTTTTACGTAGGAAATTTATCACCATTAAGCACTGATCCAATCCCAGCAAGTTGCGGCACAATATATGATGCAATTAATGCTGGAGGTTTTTATCAACGTTGGGATGTTTGGGGAACATGTAGTGGTTCATGTAGTGACTATAACGAAACTGCAAATGCATGGAAGACATTATACTCTGGTACAGCTGCTAATACAGATATTACCAATAGTTTAGCGCAGAACTTTTATGTTGTTGGATTGGATTTAACTGAATCACATGGTGACCCAATATTTGTTGATAATGATGAGTGGTTGGTTTTTAGAGGAACGAATAATGCGAATCGCCCTAAGCTTACTGTAGTGTATTATCAAAACAACACTGCAGCTACGGGTATAACTGTTGGTTCATCAACAATTTGCAACGGAGGCTCTACGTCATTAACTGTGTCAGGTGGAAGTTTAGTTGATGGTACATGGACTTGGTATGCTGGAGGTTGTGGTTCAGGAACCGCGATTGGAACTGGTACGAGTATTTCTGTATCACCTGGATCTACTACTACTTATTATGTAAGAGCAGAAAATCCATGCAGAGTAACAACATGTGCTTCTACGACAATAACGGTAAGACCCTTGTTTACACCAGGAGCTATTCAAAGTACAGGTGAAATAATTTGTTACGGCGGAGACCCTGGAGTCATTGGCAATACTACATTATCCAGTGGCGGTGATAATTCTATAACGTACGAATGGCGAGCAAACGGGACACCAATTGGTACGTCTAATTCGTCTACTTATGATCCGCCTGCAGGATTAACTGCAACAACAACGTATACGCGTTGGGCAAAAGACGCTACCTGTAATACTACATTTACACAATCAATAGGTAATTGGATAGTTACAGTACGATCAGAATTTACAGCAGGTGCAATTAATACTACAGGAGAGACAATATGCTATGGAGGTGATCCAGCGAATATAGGAAGTGCAACAGCAGCTAGTGGTGGAGATAATAGTATAACCTACAAATGGCAAGCTAATGGAGTAGATATTCCAAGTTCAAATAGTGCAACTTATAATCCACCAGCAGGTTTAACAACTACTACTACTTATACAAGATGGGCGAAAGATGCTACTTGTAATACTACCTTTACACAATCAACAGGAAGTTGGACCGTTTATGTTTCTGGAGATAATGGTGTTAATAATAGTGTTATTGCAAATACAACAAGTACTTATACCTGTAATGTAAATGATGCTTTGTGGCATTATTTTAGAAATAGCAGTGGTGAAATAATTGCAGCAATTAATAGTAATGGTCAAAACCTTGGAAATGTTACTATGACAGTTACTATAGCAAATGATGTACATGATGTAACTTATGATTCTCCAGAACATGGTAATGGTGGTTTGGGTCATGAAGGATATTGTTTTGATATGCCAGAATTATCAATGAGAAGATGGTATGAAATAACACCAACTAATCAACCAAGTGCAGGTAATCCTTCTACCATTAGATTATTTTTTACTAATGCAGACTATGTAAATTATACTGCCGAAATGGTAGCTTGGCAAGCATTACATTTAGGTCAAAGCTATGGATTTTGCTATGGAACTACTAGTAGCGTAAGTGACTTAGTAGTTTCTAAAGACGAATCTTCAGATTTGTCTCCAAATACAGTATCTGTAAGTGGTGGTCCTAGTAGTTCAACACAATATGAATTACAAGTTCCTTCTTTCTCTACTTTTAGATTCCATACAGATGGAGGTATTGGTGGACCATTGCCAGTAGAACTATTATCATTTACTGGAACCAATATGGGAGATTATAATAAACTAGAATGGATAACAGCTTCAGAAATTAATTCAAAAGAATTTGTAATTGAAAAAAGTACAGATATTACGAATTGGACAAATATAGGAGTTATAACAGCAGCAGGATTTAGTAGCGAGGAGTTAAATTATAGTTTTATAGATAACGCTCCAAATGTTGGGAATAATTATTATCGTCTTAAAATTATCAATACAGATGGTACTTTTGAGTACAGTAAAGTAATTAACTTACCAATTGCTGATTATACTGGAATTATTAATGTTTATCCAAATCCAACATCACATAATATAAATGTAGTGGTATCTTCAAAATCTAATCAGTCTGCTACATTAGAAATCTTTGATGTAATAGGAAAACAAATGGTTTTTGAAACCAAATCATTAAATTCTGGATTAAATACAATGAGTTACGATGTTACACAATTTGCAAAAGGAGCATACATTATAAAAGTAATAGATTCGAATGGTAAAACATATCAGCATAAGTTTGTAAAAGACTAA
- a CDS encoding O-antigen ligase family protein, with the protein MLQTETQILQNKIQQHTNSIFVVLSVFCLFIFGLSIYFDKLYFVVMPIALLFVVFASIEYKLIYFLLLFCLPLSQEIEIGSFGFDLPSDALLILLSFLSIFIVLIHYKERTLQLLKQPIAILIILHFIWTIISIIQSTNILVSIKFSVAKFWYITVFFLLTYLIVQQVKQLKLVLWLLILPTLLTVIIIFIEHASLGFSFEGINTAVIPIYRNHVNYAVFLVMILPFIFLMKQWYQQGSIQKLLLNFTIVLFVFAIYFSYTRGAWLALVAIAVYYFVVKYKLTKWILILSAITSSIFIIYILKDYKYLKYAPNYETTIYHEDLNDHLNSTFEMEDMSTVERFYRWLAATKMIKENPIYGVGAGNFAANYKPYTVRAYQTYISDNEEKSTVHNYFLLLITEQGIPACIIFILLIIAILLFAEKSYHNNTTNKNIIMAIVLSIVAFLINNTLSDLVEANKVGSLFWINLALLLGFGNKSLQQTDI; encoded by the coding sequence ATGCTTCAAACAGAAACACAAATATTGCAAAATAAAATCCAACAGCATACAAATAGTATTTTTGTAGTACTTTCCGTTTTTTGTTTATTTATATTTGGATTAAGTATTTATTTTGATAAACTATATTTTGTAGTAATGCCTATTGCATTGCTCTTTGTAGTTTTTGCAAGTATAGAGTATAAACTAATTTATTTTCTATTATTATTTTGTTTACCACTATCTCAAGAAATAGAAATTGGTAGCTTTGGTTTCGATTTACCTTCAGATGCTTTATTAATTTTATTGTCATTTCTTAGTATATTTATAGTGTTAATTCATTATAAAGAGAGAACGCTACAATTATTAAAACAACCTATTGCTATCTTAATTATCTTGCATTTTATTTGGACAATTATTAGTATTATACAATCTACAAATATATTAGTAAGTATAAAATTTAGTGTTGCTAAGTTTTGGTACATCACTGTATTTTTTCTGCTTACATATCTAATTGTTCAACAAGTAAAACAATTAAAATTAGTGCTTTGGTTGTTAATCCTACCAACATTACTTACAGTAATAATCATTTTTATAGAACACGCATCACTAGGTTTTTCTTTCGAAGGAATAAATACAGCAGTAATTCCAATATATAGGAACCATGTAAATTATGCAGTTTTTCTAGTCATGATTTTGCCTTTTATTTTTTTAATGAAACAATGGTATCAACAAGGAAGCATACAAAAATTACTACTCAATTTTACCATTGTACTTTTTGTATTTGCCATCTACTTTTCCTACACAAGAGGTGCTTGGTTAGCATTAGTAGCAATTGCAGTGTATTATTTCGTAGTAAAATATAAACTCACCAAATGGATTTTAATACTTAGTGCAATAACCAGTAGTATATTTATAATTTATATTTTAAAAGATTATAAATATTTAAAATATGCACCAAATTATGAAACAACTATATATCACGAAGACTTAAACGATCATCTAAATTCTACTTTTGAAATGGAAGATATGAGTACCGTAGAGCGATTTTATAGATGGTTGGCGGCTACAAAAATGATTAAAGAAAATCCTATTTATGGTGTAGGTGCAGGCAACTTTGCAGCCAATTACAAACCATATACGGTTAGAGCTTATCAAACCTATATTAGCGATAATGAAGAAAAAAGTACAGTACACAATTATTTTTTATTACTGATAACAGAACAAGGAATTCCTGCTTGTATTATATTTATACTATTAATAATAGCTATTTTGTTGTTTGCAGAAAAATCATATCATAATAATACTACAAATAAAAATATAATAATGGCAATTGTATTAAGTATAGTTGCATTTTTAATTAATAATACACTCAGCGACTTAGTCGAAGCAAATAAAGTAGGTTCGCTGTTTTGGATAAATCTTGCTCTTTTGCTTGGCTTTGGAAATAAATCACTACAACAAACAGATATATAA
- a CDS encoding flavodoxin family protein, with protein MNKNILIIYHTQTGNTKKIVDACVNGIQKEDNISIKLIEALHATIEHVIWADGIILATPENFGYMSGAMKNFFDRTYYPARDLAISKPYALLISCETDGEGTVRSIQTIAKGYILKETLEPLIIKEQEQQEKLDLVEEFGQSFVTGILLGIF; from the coding sequence GTGAATAAAAACATACTCATCATATATCATACACAAACAGGAAATACTAAGAAAATAGTTGATGCATGTGTCAATGGTATTCAAAAAGAAGATAATATATCAATAAAATTAATAGAAGCACTCCATGCTACAATTGAACATGTTATTTGGGCAGATGGTATTATTTTAGCAACACCAGAAAATTTTGGATATATGAGTGGTGCTATGAAAAATTTCTTTGATAGAACTTATTATCCAGCAAGAGATTTAGCTATTAGTAAACCATATGCATTATTAATTTCTTGTGAAACAGATGGCGAAGGAACAGTAAGAAGTATCCAAACAATTGCAAAAGGATATATCTTAAAAGAAACACTAGAACCATTAATTATAAAAGAACAAGAGCAACAAGAAAAATTAGACTTAGTAGAAGAGTTTGGTCAATCTTTTGTAACAGGAATTCTATTAGGTATTTTTTGA
- a CDS encoding DUF4175 domain-containing protein, producing MSNYQLLIHKLDAFIKKYYLNQLIRGSLLFVSLILAYYLFAIVSEYNLYFSTTVRKLILFGFFGLFTVSFYFWVLQPLMRYWSIGQQISHNQAAGIIGTHFANVKDKLLNILQLNHQSQNAYNRDLIEASINQKTDAIKLVPFGNAIQLDENKKYLKYLFSVLLLLIAIAIIAPNIFKESNKRLANPNVVFEKEAPFQFILKNKNLKAVQFEDLELKLSIEGKTIPNEVFIQQDGQSYKMEKLSATEFSYKFSNVQDNFNFNFLANDFTSNQHTVEVLKKPLIVNFKTQLNYPSYTQKKDEVLSNSGDAVVPEGTVVSWLFESSNADNVYIIINNKKYTAKQNGKNEYSFSANVKTDIAYTVVVSNAAVPKGDSVKFNISATPDQYPSIQAAQIVDSSNLDFVLLSGAVSDDYGLSKLAFVYSIVDENGKIITTKSRPLPLNGKSISDFNYTINLNSFDLKAGQQINYIIQVWDNDAVNGAKSSKSQVYQYKKKSIDELEKQEYNNNEEIKDELAAAQQSVNKLSKQIKEMQQKLLNKNELSWEDKKQIEQLQKEHQQLVKELKEIQDKYAQNLENQKEFKKENEEILEKQEKIQEMLNDVMNDEMKDLMKQIEALMEKMKQKDAFQELKKMDMSSDNLNKELEKMQDLFKQLQLEQKAQETIDKLNELAKEQNQLSDDTKKSDKSSEQLQKEQKEIQQKFDGIKEDLKQLEQFNKENNSPMNLSKQDDQAKDIDKKIQNSQQQLQQNQKNGASQQQKNAGEKMEEMAEQLQEGLDKMQSDQNAEDIKLVRQLLENLMKLSFDQEQVMNTLKKTNAQSPKYVELMQEQANLRADANMIADSLHELGKRQFDLQSFISDEVYKLKREMQKSLDFMQERYVPQTSTAQQFVMTSTNNLALMLSESLDNLQKKRNQMQQKMSGNGSCDKPGGEGQKPSLQEMQKGLGDKMKEMMDKQKNGEGQNGKQMSKDFAEALEKQQAIRDALQKLKEQMSEQQKKGSGVDGLMDKMEEVEKDLMKKNLTNQTLMRQKEIETRLLEFDKAKREQGEEDKRQSNSGEDKPAKLPAGLQEYLDKKQSTIEMYKTVPPNLKPFYKKLVDKYFQTVK from the coding sequence ATGAGCAATTATCAATTATTAATTCACAAGCTCGATGCTTTTATCAAAAAGTATTATCTCAACCAATTGATTCGTGGTAGTTTACTATTTGTATCATTAATTTTAGCATATTATTTATTTGCAATTGTTTCAGAGTATAATTTATATTTCTCTACAACTGTAAGAAAATTAATTTTATTTGGCTTCTTCGGATTGTTCACTGTCAGTTTTTATTTTTGGGTACTACAACCATTAATGCGTTATTGGTCTATTGGACAACAAATTTCGCACAACCAAGCTGCTGGAATTATTGGTACGCACTTCGCTAATGTAAAAGACAAACTATTAAACATATTACAACTCAATCATCAGTCGCAGAATGCTTATAACAGAGATTTAATCGAAGCTAGCATCAATCAAAAAACAGATGCTATAAAACTAGTGCCATTTGGAAATGCTATTCAATTAGATGAAAATAAAAAATATTTAAAATACTTATTTTCTGTTTTATTATTATTGATTGCAATAGCTATTATTGCTCCAAATATTTTCAAAGAATCTAACAAACGATTAGCCAATCCAAATGTAGTGTTTGAAAAAGAAGCACCATTTCAGTTTATACTAAAAAACAAAAACTTAAAAGCAGTACAATTCGAAGATTTAGAACTCAAGTTAAGTATTGAAGGAAAAACAATTCCAAACGAAGTTTTTATCCAACAAGATGGACAGTCGTACAAAATGGAAAAATTGTCTGCTACAGAATTTTCATATAAGTTCAGTAATGTACAAGACAACTTTAATTTTAATTTCTTAGCCAACGATTTTACTTCCAATCAACATACTGTGGAAGTACTTAAAAAACCATTAATCGTTAATTTTAAAACGCAACTCAATTATCCAAGCTATACCCAAAAAAAAGATGAAGTATTAAGTAATTCTGGCGATGCTGTTGTACCAGAAGGAACAGTAGTGTCTTGGTTGTTTGAATCATCTAATGCAGATAATGTATATATTATAATTAATAATAAAAAATATACTGCTAAGCAAAATGGTAAAAACGAATATTCATTTAGTGCTAATGTAAAAACAGATATTGCTTATACAGTAGTTGTAAGTAATGCAGCAGTTCCAAAAGGCGACTCAGTTAAATTTAATATTAGTGCTACACCTGACCAATATCCAAGCATTCAAGCAGCACAAATTGTAGACAGTAGCAATTTAGATTTTGTTTTATTAAGTGGTGCTGTTAGTGATGATTACGGTTTGTCTAAATTGGCATTTGTATATTCTATTGTAGATGAAAACGGAAAAATTATTACTACAAAAAGTAGACCTTTACCTTTAAATGGAAAATCAATATCAGATTTTAATTATACAATTAATCTTAATAGTTTTGATTTAAAAGCTGGTCAGCAAATTAATTATATTATACAAGTTTGGGATAATGATGCTGTTAATGGAGCAAAATCTTCAAAATCGCAAGTATATCAATACAAAAAGAAAAGCATTGATGAATTAGAAAAACAAGAATACAATAATAACGAAGAAATTAAAGATGAATTAGCAGCTGCTCAACAAAGTGTCAATAAATTATCTAAGCAGATTAAAGAAATGCAGCAAAAATTATTGAACAAAAATGAATTGTCTTGGGAAGACAAAAAACAAATTGAACAACTACAAAAAGAGCATCAACAATTAGTAAAAGAGCTAAAAGAAATTCAAGATAAGTATGCTCAGAACTTAGAAAATCAAAAAGAGTTTAAAAAAGAAAATGAAGAAATCTTAGAAAAGCAAGAGAAAATTCAAGAGATGCTCAACGATGTGATGAATGATGAAATGAAAGATTTGATGAAACAAATTGAAGCATTGATGGAAAAAATGAAGCAGAAAGATGCATTTCAAGAGTTGAAAAAAATGGATATGTCTAGCGATAATCTCAATAAAGAATTAGAGAAAATGCAAGACTTATTTAAGCAATTACAACTAGAACAGAAAGCACAAGAAACAATAGACAAACTCAATGAATTAGCGAAAGAACAAAATCAGTTGAGCGATGATACCAAAAAGAGTGATAAATCATCAGAGCAATTACAGAAAGAGCAAAAAGAAATACAACAAAAATTTGATGGCATAAAAGAAGACCTAAAACAACTAGAGCAATTCAACAAAGAAAATAATAGTCCGATGAATTTGTCTAAGCAAGACGACCAAGCCAAAGACATCGACAAAAAAATACAAAACAGCCAGCAACAGCTACAGCAAAACCAAAAAAATGGAGCTTCGCAACAGCAAAAAAATGCAGGCGAAAAAATGGAAGAAATGGCAGAACAATTGCAAGAAGGTTTAGATAAAATGCAATCTGACCAAAATGCAGAAGACATAAAATTGGTTAGACAACTTTTAGAAAACTTGATGAAACTATCTTTCGATCAAGAACAAGTGATGAACACACTTAAAAAAACCAATGCACAAAGTCCAAAATATGTTGAGTTAATGCAAGAGCAAGCCAACTTAAGAGCAGATGCCAATATGATTGCAGATAGTTTACATGAATTAGGAAAAAGACAATTTGATTTGCAGAGTTTTATTTCAGACGAAGTCTATAAACTCAAAAGAGAAATGCAAAAGTCGCTCGATTTTATGCAAGAAAGATATGTACCACAAACATCAACAGCACAGCAGTTTGTCATGACATCAACCAATAATCTTGCCTTGATGCTAAGCGAATCTTTAGATAATTTGCAAAAGAAACGCAATCAAATGCAACAAAAAATGTCTGGCAATGGCTCTTGTGACAAACCAGGAGGCGAAGGACAAAAACCATCATTGCAAGAAATGCAAAAAGGTTTGGGCGACAAGATGAAAGAAATGATGGACAAACAAAAAAATGGCGAAGGACAAAATGGAAAGCAAATGAGTAAAGATTTTGCTGAAGCATTAGAAAAACAACAAGCCATTAGAGATGCACTGCAAAAGCTAAAAGAGCAGATGAGTGAGCAACAGAAAAAAGGCAGTGGTGTAGATGGTTTAATGGATAAAATGGAAGAAGTTGAGAAAGACTTAATGAAGAAAAATCTAACCAATCAAACGCTAATGCGACAAAAAGAAATAGAAACGCGTTTGCTAGAGTTTGACAAAGCCAAAAGAGAACAAGGCGAAGAAGACAAACGACAATCGAACAGTGGCGAAGACAAACCAGCCAAATTACCAGCTGGCTTACAAGAATACCTAGACAAAAAACAATCGACGATAGAAATGTACAAAACAGTACCACCCAACCTAAAACCATTCTATAAAAAATTAGTCGATAAATATTTCCAGACAGTAAAATAA
- a CDS encoding ATP-binding protein: MRALVELTFPSEKKNIEQVEDCIDKFKEDLSICHQLLGKIRLAAVEAVTNAIEHGNHLDQNKVVRFTAFQYNSTLRLSIQDQGNGFNPDEIPDPTSPELLLEPNGRGVFLMKRLADNIEFKDNGSCIEMDFKLS, from the coding sequence ATGAGAGCATTAGTAGAGTTAACCTTCCCATCAGAAAAAAAGAACATAGAACAAGTAGAAGATTGCATTGATAAATTCAAAGAAGACTTATCCATTTGCCATCAGTTACTAGGAAAAATAAGATTAGCAGCAGTAGAAGCAGTAACCAATGCCATAGAACATGGCAATCATTTAGACCAAAATAAAGTAGTACGATTTACTGCATTTCAATATAATTCTACTTTACGATTGTCCATACAAGACCAAGGCAACGGTTTCAATCCAGATGAAATTCCAGATCCAACATCACCAGAATTGTTGTTAGAACCAAACGGAAGAGGCGTGTTTCTAATGAAACGCTTAGCAGACAACATCGAGTTCAAAGACAACGGCTCGTGTATAGAAATGGATTTTAAACTAAGTTAA
- a CDS encoding M3 family oligoendopeptidase encodes MKVTTNKIIERPARHFVAEELMINDWSDLEQYYSNLNNRVINSTDDLMQFLKDRSELDKIVEEDYRWRYVRQTCDTENQAYKKEYNDFINNILAHLMEQTNLLNQKIVNSTFFNDLDDDRFFTYKRNLKNDIALYREENIKLNQEEQIKAQQYGDIIASLNITHDGKEYTLQQAAKFLQSSDRDLRKTIYDKVNEQRLKVANQLDELYSELIQIRHQMALNAGFENYRDYKLQALGRFDYGVAESEQFHDAIQQEIMPLVNKIFEKRKSDLSLDALKPYDLDVETSNLPALQPYETTDEFIEKSIACLNDVDSFFADCISIMHNMQYLDLDSRKGKAPGGYNMGMPEINVPFVFMNGSGMQRDVETMVHEAGHAVHSFLMGDLAYNFDQEITSECAELASMSMEFFTHKGLSEFYSEADKKRAIKNHIEGIISILPWIALIDKFQHWVYTHPTHTIAERHQTWNEMFSSFSSSVTNWSDYENIKNIVWQKQLHLFEVPFYYIEYGIAQLGAIGMFKNFKANETATIANYKKALALGSIATLPVMYQTAGVPFDFSQARVNELVSFLQTELAD; translated from the coding sequence ATGAAAGTAACAACCAACAAAATTATAGAACGACCTGCTAGACATTTTGTAGCTGAAGAGTTAATGATTAACGACTGGAGCGATTTAGAACAATACTATAGCAACTTAAACAATCGTGTAATTAATAGTACCGATGATTTAATGCAGTTCTTAAAAGACAGAAGCGAGTTAGACAAAATTGTAGAAGAAGATTATCGTTGGAGATATGTAAGACAAACTTGCGATACAGAAAATCAAGCGTATAAAAAAGAATATAATGATTTTATCAATAATATTCTTGCACATCTAATGGAGCAAACCAATTTACTTAATCAAAAAATAGTAAATTCAACTTTCTTTAATGATTTAGATGATGATAGATTTTTTACTTATAAAAGAAATCTTAAAAATGATATCGCATTGTATAGAGAAGAAAACATCAAGCTCAATCAAGAAGAACAAATTAAAGCACAACAATACGGCGATATCATTGCAAGTTTAAACATCACTCACGATGGTAAAGAATATACATTGCAACAAGCAGCCAAATTTTTGCAAAGTAGTGATAGAGATTTGCGAAAAACAATCTACGATAAAGTAAATGAACAACGATTAAAAGTAGCCAATCAGTTAGATGAATTGTATAGCGAATTAATTCAAATCAGACATCAAATGGCATTGAATGCTGGTTTTGAAAATTATAGAGATTATAAATTACAAGCACTAGGCAGATTTGATTATGGTGTGGCAGAATCTGAACAATTTCATGATGCAATACAACAAGAAATCATGCCATTAGTTAATAAAATATTTGAAAAAAGAAAATCAGATTTATCACTAGACGCATTAAAACCATACGATTTAGATGTAGAAACCAGTAATTTACCAGCACTACAACCTTATGAAACCACAGACGAGTTCATAGAAAAATCTATTGCTTGTTTAAATGATGTCGATTCATTTTTTGCAGACTGTATCAGCATCATGCACAATATGCAATACTTAGATTTAGACAGCAGAAAAGGAAAAGCACCAGGTGGTTACAACATGGGAATGCCAGAAATAAATGTACCATTTGTATTTATGAATGGTAGTGGTATGCAAAGAGATGTAGAAACAATGGTACACGAAGCAGGTCATGCAGTACACAGTTTTTTAATGGGCGATTTAGCATATAACTTCGACCAAGAAATTACTTCAGAATGTGCCGAGTTGGCATCAATGAGCATGGAGTTTTTTACACACAAAGGATTGTCAGAATTTTATAGCGAAGCAGATAAAAAACGAGCCATTAAAAATCATATAGAAGGCATCATTTCAATATTGCCATGGATAGCGTTAATCGATAAATTTCAACATTGGGTATATACACATCCAACACATACTATAGCAGAAAGACACCAAACTTGGAATGAAATGTTTAGCAGTTTTTCTTCTAGTGTAACCAATTGGAGCGACTACGAAAACATAAAAAACATCGTTTGGCAAAAACAATTGCATTTATTTGAAGTACCATTCTATTATATAGAATACGGCATTGCACAACTTGGAGCCATTGGAATGTTTAAAAACTTTAAAGCAAACGAAACAGCTACCATTGCCAACTACAAAAAAGCATTAGCATTAGGAAGCATCGCTACACTACCAGTAATGTATCAAACCGCAGGCGTTCCATTCGATTTCAGTCAAGCAAGAGTAAACGAATTAGTTAGCTTTTTACAAACAGAGTTAGCAGACTAG